The Tamandua tetradactyla isolate mTamTet1 chromosome 5, mTamTet1.pri, whole genome shotgun sequence genome window below encodes:
- the MDFI gene encoding myoD family inhibitor: protein MSQVSSQHPPHCDAPHGAPSAATGPAQTPSLLPELEVVTGSAHPAEAAPEEGSLEEVVHPMPQGNGPGTHPALDSTDFDVPTEAVTRQPQGNPLGCTPLLPNGSGHPSELGGARRAGNGALGGPKVHRKLQAHPSLASQGSRKSKGSAKSAASQIPIQAQEDCCVHCILSCLFCEFLTLCNIVLDCATCGSCSSEDSCLCCCCCGSGECADCDLPCDLDCGILDACCESADCLEICMECCGLCFSS from the exons ATGTCCCAGGTGAGCAGCCAGCACCCCCCTCACTGCGACGCGCCCCATGGAGCCCCCAGCGCAGCCACGGGCCCAG CCCAGACTCCATCCCTCCTACCTGAGCTGGAGGTAGTAACAGGGTCAGCTCACCCTGCAGAGGCAGCACCAGAGGagggctccctggaggaggtggtGCACCCCATGCCCCAAGGCAATGGCCCTGGGACCCACCCAGCCCTGGACAGCACTGACTTCGACGTCCCCACAGAAGCTGTGACAC GCCAGCCTCAGGGGAACCCCTTGGGCTGCACCCCACTACTGCCCAATGGCTCTGGCCACCCCTCAGAGCTGGGTGGTGCCAGGCGGGCAGGGAACGGTGCCCTGGGTGGCCCCAAGGTTCACCGGAAGTTGCAGGCGCATCCATCTCTCGCCAGCCAGGGCAGCAGGAAGAGCAAGGGCAGCGCTAAATCTGCCGCCTCCCAGATCCCCATCCAGGCGCAGGAAG ATTGCTGTGTCCACTGCATCCTGTCCTGCCTGTTCTGCGAGTTCCTGACACTGTGCAACATTGTCCTGGACTGCGCCACGTGCGGCTCCTGCAGCTCCGAGGACTCGTGcttgtgctgctgctgctgcggcTCGGGGGAGTGCGCCGACTGTGACCTGCCCTGCGACCTGGACTGCGGCATCCTGGACGCCTGCTGCGAGTCGGCCGACTGCCTGGAGATCTGCATGGAGTGCTGCGGGCTCTGCTTCTCCTCCTGA